One window of the Bradyrhizobium sp. NP1 genome contains the following:
- a CDS encoding S-(hydroxymethyl)glutathione dehydrogenase/class III alcohol dehydrogenase — MKSRAAVAWEAKKPLSIETIDIERPRAGEVLVEIKATGVCHTDAYTLAGLDSEGKFPAILGHEGAGVVRELGPGVTSLAVGDHVIPLYTPECRSCKTCLSRRSNLCTAIRGTQGQGFMPDGTSRFRCDGGEVFHYMGCSTFANFTVLPEIALAKVRKDAPFEKICYIGCGVTTGIGAVVYTAKVWPGANVVVFGLGGIGLNVIQGARMVGADKIIGVDINPAKAAMARKFGMTDFINPDEIGRDRVVQAIVDLTGGGADFSFECIGSAPTMRQALECCHRGWGESVIIGVAPSGVEITTRPFQLVTGRVWKGSAFGGARGRTDVPKIVDWYMEGKINIDDLITHTMPLDRINDAFDLMQAGKSIRSVVVY; from the coding sequence ATGAAGTCGCGCGCCGCGGTTGCCTGGGAAGCCAAAAAGCCCCTGAGCATCGAAACCATCGATATCGAGCGGCCCCGGGCCGGGGAAGTCCTGGTCGAGATCAAGGCGACCGGGGTTTGCCACACCGACGCCTACACGCTGGCAGGCCTCGATTCGGAAGGAAAGTTTCCAGCGATCCTGGGCCACGAGGGCGCCGGCGTGGTCCGCGAGCTCGGACCGGGCGTGACGTCGCTTGCCGTCGGCGACCATGTCATTCCGCTCTACACACCCGAATGCCGGAGCTGCAAGACGTGCCTGTCGCGCCGCTCCAATCTTTGCACCGCGATTCGCGGCACCCAGGGCCAGGGCTTCATGCCGGACGGCACATCGCGCTTCCGCTGCGACGGCGGCGAGGTGTTTCACTACATGGGCTGCTCGACCTTCGCCAATTTCACGGTGCTGCCCGAGATCGCGCTCGCAAAGGTGCGTAAGGACGCGCCGTTCGAGAAGATCTGCTACATCGGCTGCGGCGTGACGACCGGGATCGGCGCCGTCGTCTACACCGCCAAGGTCTGGCCCGGCGCGAACGTCGTGGTATTCGGGCTCGGCGGCATCGGCCTTAATGTCATCCAGGGCGCGCGCATGGTCGGCGCCGACAAGATCATCGGCGTCGACATCAATCCCGCCAAGGCCGCCATGGCGCGCAAGTTCGGCATGACTGATTTCATCAACCCGGACGAGATCGGTCGTGACCGCGTCGTGCAGGCGATCGTCGATCTCACCGGCGGCGGCGCGGATTTCTCGTTCGAATGCATCGGCAGCGCACCGACCATGCGCCAAGCGCTGGAATGCTGCCATCGCGGCTGGGGTGAATCCGTCATCATCGGCGTCGCGCCGTCCGGCGTGGAGATCACGACACGCCCGTTCCAGCTCGTCACCGGCAGGGTCTGGAAGGGCTCGGCGTTCGGCGGCGCGCGCGGCCGCACCGATGTGCCGAAGATCGTCGACTGGTACATGGAAGGCAAGATCAACATCGACGACCTGATCACCCACACCATGCCGCTCGACCGCATCAATGACGCCTTCGACCTGATGCAGGCGGGAAAATCGATCCGCAGCGTCGTTGTGTACTGA